The genomic region AAGCATCAAAGAGCAACATTTTTTGGGCTAATAAGAAATACATTGTCTTAATCGCATCTCTAATTTTCATACTCATCctatattgtaatgtccccatttttataGAGTGGTTTGTTAACATAGATGGGTGTGTTTGCAGTTTCATTAGATGGTTAGGACTGAAATAAGATGGGTGTGTGGTCAGGTTGTTAGGTTTGTAGTGGGTTAGGATAAGGTGGTTAGTTAACTATTTAGTTTCTACATTGATTGTGGAGTGGCTTTGACAATTGATTGTTTAGGCATTTCATCGATTGAGGAGAATTGTTTAGTTATGTGCCAAAATTGAGGAAAGGACTGTTTAGGTAAGTGCTGAAATTGAGGAAAGGATTGATCAGTCAAGTGTTGGCTGACTTCCCATGATTGAGGATTGTTGAGAGTTGGGTCTATAAAACAAATCATAATGCAGATGAGAAGGCACCTTTGGAAAGTTAACATTCAACTCTCATTTAAGTTTTTATGACATTTCTATAGCAATTGGGCACTTCGGAGATAGAACCCTTTAGGTGGGAACCTATGAATATACACCCTTGTTTTTTTTGGTTTGAGGTGTTATTGAGAAATAGACGAAGATACATAAAGGGTTTACTAATGCGGTTAGTTAACTATTTGGTTTCAGCATTGATTGAGGAGTTAATTTCACAATTGATTGTTTAGACACTACCACCGATTAAGGAGAACTGCACAACTATGTGCAGAAATCAAGGAAAGAACTGCCCAATTAAGCATtgaaattgaagaaatgattgttTGATTAAGTGTGCTTTGACTTCCCATGATTGGGGTTCGTCGAGAGTTGGGTCTATAAAAAAAGCATAAAGCAGAAGAGAAGGCCCCTTTGAAAAATTAACAAACATTCAACTCTCACCTTAGTTCTTGTGGTAGCTACAATAACTAGGTACTTTTGAGATGAATACTATCATGTGTGAACCTATCATCTTGGGGATGGAAACCCTTAAGAAGTTAAGAACAATACGTATTAGTTAGTACCGAAGTTGCATGGACATGGCTACAGATACAGAATATGGTTATGGCAGGATatgacattcataaaaaataaacacacacacacacacacacgcatataaCATTCAACTTGCACCTTAGTGTTTGTATCAGCTATAATAATTAGGTGccattgaaatgaaacccatcaTGTGTGAACCTATCATCTTGGGGATGAAAACCCTCAAGAACAATAAATATTAGTTAGTatcaaagttgcatggacatggaTACAGATACAGAATATGGATATGGTATCAGATACGGATACAACTACTTTTCAAGACCTATCTCTTACGGATACGAGAGGATATGACATTCATaaaaagcacacacacacacatatatacacgcAATTTCCCAAGTTATTAGAAAAGATGTTTCATGACTTTAGAAGCAATATAGACTCATAACTGCTACATAttccaatttttttatatttaaatatagttttattattaaaacaaatttcaaatacaTAGATAGTTTGATAAAATCACATGCTATCAAAAATATCATCACTATTCGCCTGAAATCAGAGTTTTAGATCATCAAGATTCTTTGAAGAGCTAAAATTTGAGTACAACCACTATCTAGACTCTCAGAACCAAGTGAAGATTCACTGAAGGATCCCCCtacaatgtcaaaattttcaacaatggGATTGTGACGTGTCAATTCATTTATGAATATATCAATGTTGCTCATTTCATTGCTGTACATCCCAAAGTCTATTAGGTCCTTTCATGTAGTCTGTGGAGGAATGCGACAAGAGATGAAGATTGGAATGAACATTTACAGTGTACTTTGCTTTACTAGCTGCCAACTTATTTTGTTTCATAGAATGGATGAAGCCATATGTGCTCCAATTCCTCTTAGATGCAAATGATCTCAAAATCTGTAAAACAAATTGATATAATAAGTTACAAAgacacaatcaattaaataaaaaataaaagaagaaataATTTAAAATAGTTTGGTCAGTAGCTGTAGTAATAATTGTTTTTTTGTAGTTGAATAGTGAAACATTTCTTTAAACATGTCTGATGTTGAAATTGAATCTGATTCTTCTTCTGTTGTTGGCATATTGGTCTCAGGCTGAGATTCAATACCTTCACGACTATGCAGGTATCACCGCTAGCATTGGTCTCACAGCAACTCCAGTTGTGGAGGCCTCTGTGGTTGTAGGAAATGAAGCTATTGCTGTTGGGGGGGAGCTTGCATTTGATACAACATCTGGAAATTTGAGAAAATACAACGCAGGCATAAGCTACACAATGCCTGATTTTATTTCTTCTGTGCATGTGTATGTTAAACTGTTAACTGCAATTTGATCTGTCAAACTCCTTCCTGTTGTTACCGGTTGCATGCTGAAATTTGGTCTCCAAGTTTTTCTGATTAGTAAAAATTATGTGTATGCTGCAGCACTGACAAAGGTGATACAATGAAGGGATCTTATTATCATATTGTGAGCCCTCTGACAAAGACAGCTGTTGGAGCAGAAGTTGCCCATAGCTTTTCAAAGAATGAAAACGTTTTCACCATAGGTACTCAGTATGCCTTGGATCCCTTGACAACAGTAAAAGGGCGCTTGGATAACCGTGGAAAGGTTGCTGGTCTTGTTCAGCATGAGTGGAGGCCAAAATCTTTGATAACCTTTTCAGGGGAGGTTGACACTAAAGCTCTTGATAACAGTGCTAAGTTGGGTTTATCTGTACTTCTGAAGCCTTGAAGGTAGTTTTGATGAATTACTGGAGAACTTTTTTGATGAATAATTTGGCTGGGGATTTTGTTATTCTGTGTTGCTTTTGATACTTGAGTAATTCCTGCAATTTGTTGAAAGGGGCACCTGGTTGCTCTTATTCAGAGCTTGGTAGTATGCAAATATCGATCTGTAAGGATGAAGGAATTTTCCATTCATCATGAGCAGTAGGCAATTTTTAAGGTAGGGGAAGGTCTTTGGTCTTGAATCGTACCATGCTATTGATCCTCTTTTTGTTACTCAATTGATGTTACATTTCTTTTTGAACTCAAAATGGAAAATGGCACAGATTGTTTAGGAGGAATCTTTCGGCTGTTGAGAATACTTAGTTTGGTTGAAGGAATGAAATATATGACTAACAGCATATTATGATTAGTTTCTAGTTTTATACCATGACAAAAATTTGTTGTCCCTTGCAGTCGTTCTTGGAGTAGTTGTCTGTTATGAACAAGGTGTTTGTCTGTTATATAATGTAATTAAATAGTCTTATTTAGGGTGGTCGCAAATGCCAAAGGCTTGAAAACAAAAACAACTGTTTTATGTGTGAGGAGTTTGTAATTGAAGTCAAACAATCTATCTGAA from Cryptomeria japonica chromosome 3, Sugi_1.0, whole genome shotgun sequence harbors:
- the LOC131069595 gene encoding mitochondrial outer membrane protein porin of 36 kDa, producing the protein MVKGPGLFSDIGKKTRDLLYKDFLFDQKFTLTTYTSTGLAFTSTGTKKGELFLGDLTTQLKNKNITTDIKVDTSSNLIATVTIDEPTPGLKTSFSFTIPDQRSGKAEIQYLHDYAGITASIGLTATPVVEASVVVGNEAIAVGGELAFDTTSGNLRKYNAGISYTMPDFISSVHVTDKGDTMKGSYYHIVSPLTKTAVGAEVAHSFSKNENVFTIGTQYALDPLTTVKGRLDNRGKVAGLVQHEWRPKSLITFSGEVDTKALDNSAKLGLSVLLKP